The Oryza glaberrima chromosome 5, OglaRS2, whole genome shotgun sequence DNA segment TAAAGAgcaatattttgttttcttaacAAAGGTAGTGTATCTTTGAGATAAAACATAATTACATCAAATATTTGTCTAACTGTCCTGAAATATTGCTAAGGATGTGTTGTCTTAGCACTACTTCCAAAAGGATTAGTGAATAATACATCTGCAGGATGTTTTTCCTTGTATCAGTTGTGATACAGTTCTCAAATTCCTTAGTCATCTCCGTACATTATTTTGTGACAAACTGACACTGAGTGATTTACACTTTGATCATAGGATGATTAATAGACTAATTATCATGTTTGATACTTCAGCTTTGCAGTCACTTTCAATGAGAAAGTCACGAGGACTGTCAGACAATTTTCACCACATTTAGCTGCAAAAATGAGACCACCAATAACGTgaggattttattttttcatattctattttctttattttgtcgTGATTCACCAGAGTGTGTTATTAATACTATTCTCAACATCATCGACAGCCCTGTTCTTCGTGGTAGACCAAGTTCAAAGAGGTCGATTCATATTTGTGGGCGACCTCGCTGGCTATTTGTGCTGTTATTTTCTGCAGGTGTGCACCACAGCAAATTTTCTTCGTATTATCTTATTTCACATACCATAGTTTTGAAAACCTGAAGCTAAtgctttttctatttttatttgcaGTTAGTTGCATGCTCTGGTTGACTTCCTGCAGTCTCCTCACAGTTCTATGGGCCCTTTTAATTGCTATCTTTGGTAGGATGATTgagattttgaattttcaaagatagaTATACATCTTGGGACTGCACttatagttcttttttttgtttttttgtttgcagCAACTCTGCTTCATGCTAGCTTCAGAACACCTAATCTGAAAGCACGTCTGAATACATTCAGAGAAGAATTCCGAGCTGTTTGGAGGAATTATAGTGAGCTTTAAGGTCCGTGTGTATCTAACCCTACGTTTGTGCAGGACCTCAGTTTGTCTATTCCTAATGCTTTATGCGCCATTTCGTGTTGTATTGTCACTATTTGGTTAAAGTTGGTTAAAACTTGGAGCTTGTTTGGTTTCTCTATGCAGGTTCATGTGGTAAGAAGTGCTTAGTGCTGAAACTTCGTGCTGTTTGTGAATTGTGTTTGTGGGAGATACCAAGATATGAACAATGGTGACAGGCAGCTGCGTCCTATTGTGATTACTTGCTCGTTTTGGAGGTGGGCCTTGACTGTCTCAGTACATGATGATGTTACACTTGGTACGCCACCTTCCAAATCACTATAATTGTTCACATGGAATTCTCCCTAACCAAGCATTGGAAAAAGAACAGCATGTAAAGGATGTAAACAAGTATTCTAATCAACACAGCATATATTGTTTGTTGAaatgtttgtttcatgtttccCCCAGCAGTTTGAACCATTCTAGATAAATTCGCCACCAAATTTTTCGGTTGCCTCTCGGGAAGTATTAGATCGTGAATGTTGAGATGAAGCAAGATCGTTAGCTAAAAACAGCGCGTCAGCTTCTGCAATCATTAACCATGAGCTATTCGACACACCAACAGTACTGCCTTGCACATTGCTTTATTACTCTGATTGGAAAAGGCATCGTCAACATTTTTTCCCATGGAGTATCAAGAAATCTCTAAGATATAATTGAAAACATTAAACATGCATATTCCCAACAAATTGTAAACGTGGATGGACGTGAACTAATCCTATATTCAACATGACAACACAAAATGGATAATTACAAAACGATAAGTTCCGAAGGGAGAATCTCGAACGAAGGCAATCTACAGGTGAACGTGAACTCGACTGTTCCTGACTCCCAAGTCAAAAGCGCTCGAATCCTCGGAAATTTCAGCTTACGCCAATCCCGCTCGTGGAGGTAGAACAGCAGCTGCGATAATTAGCATAGTTAAGTCGCGAAGCTTCTATCGCCGGCATCTCCCAACCCCGGAACTATGAACCTGTGGGAACAAATAAGACATGGAAGTTATTAAAATCCACTGAAATATGGTCACGACCTACAGGCACGAAGCATATTTTGCAGGATAAGCAGATAAATAGAAATTCATAAGTTACCCTCTCTCATCAACTTCAGAATCAATTGTTCCCGTGTACACATGAAGcctagaacaaaaaaaatcgaaaaaaaggTAACTCTATTTAGTAAACAAGAGGAACTTGTCATGCACACAAATATGTCTTGTGTTATCTATTCTTACCCAGGGAATTTGTTGCTGAGCTTTTGAAGCGCAGGAGGCGCTGCAACAGCAGAAACCTGCATCAGGAATACAAAGAAGTGTCAGGTTGATAGAATGGACAATTAATACCCgaaaacatgtactccctccatttcacaatgtaagtcattctagcattttctacattcatattgatgttaataaatcattagcatcaatatgaatgtgggaaatgctagaatgaattacattgtgaaacggaggaagtaagtttAATGAACTTACGACTTTAATCTGCTTGCTTGTAACTCCACGTTCAACCAACAAGTCAACAGCAGCAACAATTGTCCCACCTAGAGGAATAGGAGGAATAGGTCAAATGTATCTCAGGGAAAAATGACTCATTATAGTTATGATAGGAGAAACATTCTGCTTACACAAGACCAATTTATATTTGTACTAGCTACTAACACCAATAATTAGGTTATGAAAAGTTATATATGCAATGGTACAATCCACGAACTTTGCAGTATGGTCTCAAAAATGCTATAGCACTGCAATAAACAGAGCAAGAGTGCCACGAGAGCCCAAGATTTAGCACACTGGAGCTTAGCATTTGACCACAAGAATCACAATAATCAGCTGTTTAAAATGGGTTCATGAGACACTAAACTAAAAGAGTTGCAAAAGCAAATCTTAGTGTATAATCTATAGTCTAAAAGATCATAAACACAATTGTTTGAAGTTGAAAAGTTTGTGGTGATAAAAACTTGCTGGCAGAATACCATGTCTCACGTGTAGACCAATGAAGGGCGTTTTGTTTTGTGTTAGTGAAGCAAGCCAAGTTAAGGAGTAGGAGTATATGGGATGAGGCTAGAACAGAGGCTTCATGATTTGAGCATTATATATTTGTCAAACATTGCATGACCAATCCAATTCGTTTTCAACTCAGTTGTAAAGGAGAGATGCTGTTCTTTCCTAACAGAAATGGAGAATATTCAAATTCTCATGCCTCAGGCAACACATCGACTTTATGCCACATTTGGCATTCCTCAGATGTATTCAGTACTTGAGATGACACTCTGTAATATGCATGTAACATAGAACAAGAAATACATTTATCGCTTGGTTTTGAAATTGCATTGCTTATTCAAGTTATTTATTGCTCTTGTGCATACAGAGCTTGTGAATTGCAAAGAAGAACCTTAGGCAGCACATAAATTGTTCAGAAGAGCTAAAAATTACCAGTGGCCAGCATTGGATCAACAACTAGCACACGAGTCCCCTCTG contains these protein-coding regions:
- the LOC127773816 gene encoding PRA1 family protein A1 produces the protein MDWSAVTAEDLVDALREVDWSTPPRPVPEFFSRFTVPRSYSKWTSRLKCNLYYYRTNYFILIMFILGIGFIWKPVAILAAFMTGISIAFLNDSFAVTFNEKVTRTVRQFSPHLAAKMRPPITPVLRGRPSSKRSIHICGRPRWLFVLLFSAVSCMLWLTSCSLLTVLWALLIAIFATLLHASFRTPNLKARLNTFREEFRAVWRNYSEL